GGCGCGCACCTGGTGCGCAACATCGCTCATTTCGGTGGTCAGTATGGCTGGTTTTATGGCCTGGCCTGGATATCGCTGGCGGAGGTGATCGCCATCGAGTTCACCACTCCTGTCTGGACGGCCCTGCTGGCCTGGCTGCTGCTGGGTGAGCGACTTACACTGCCCAGAGTGCTGGCGGTGGCGCTGGGTATTGCCGGCCTGCTGCTGATACTGCGCCCCGGCATGGGCGTGCTGCACCCGGCCTCACTGGCCGTATTGGCAGGCGCTTTCGGCTATGCTCTCTCTTACATTCAGACCAAGTCACTGACTCGCACCGACACCCCACTGTGCATCCTGTTCTACATGACCCTGATGCAGCTTCCCTTCGGCATGGTCCCATCACTGCTTGACTGGAAAAGCCCTACCCTTGAAGCTTTGCCCTGGATACTGGTCGTCGGCGTCACCGCCATGAGTGCACATTACTGTATGGCACGCGCATTCAAACTGGCTGACGCGACTGTTGTTGTACCGATGGACTTCATGCGTCTGCCCCTGATCGCACTGGTAGGTTATCTGTTTTATCAGGAACTGATCGACTGGTATGTACTGGCGGGCACTGCGCTGATGTTCAGCGGCAACCTGATCAATATCCGCGCAGAGCAGCGCAAGGCGCCGCTACGGCAGGAGATCAGAGCACATCAGTCACCAGAATGAGTTCGCAGGCGCCATCGCCGGTATCTTCCCGCGACATGGAGCTGCGCCAGCGCCAGCCGTCTTCGCCGCGGGCCTCAACCAGAAACCCGCGCAGGCTTACCGTGCTGCCGGAATTGACATGATCCAGTGCCTCTCTGACTTGATCGTTGGCCGGAATCAGGTGCATATTGGCACTGCTGATCTCAACTTCACGCTGGGGAATCGGCAACTGTTCGGTGCGCCAGTAATACCATCGACCCGACTGACGTATGGTAAACTGACGCGCAATTTCCGGCTCGGCCATACGCCCCCAGCCCAGCGCGAAGTCCCAGGGGGAAAGATCTGCCTCACGCCCCATTCGATAGCGCTCTCGAGCCAGCACCCGGGCTTCCAGCGCGAACTCGGCCAACAGACGCAGCGAATACTGCCCGAATTCAAGCTCGGCTGGCGGGGTTAAATTCTGTTGCAGCGGCTCGGCAGACACAGGTGCCAATGACACCTGCGGCAGCTCAGACGACTCTGGTACCGGTGAATGGGAACGTCCCATCCACAACAGAACAACGATCAGGGCAAGTAACACCAGATGCCATCGCCGAATCAGACTCATGCGGTATTCTCCTGAATGAAACTGCCGTCCATCATATCACTTTGAAATTCGACAGGATGCCATGCAACCGTTTCAACAATTGAGCTGGTTCTTTCGCGAACACTGGCGCACCTATTCGGTAGCTCTGTTACTGCTGTCACTGGTTGCCATGCTCAATCTCAGCATTCCCTGGCTGGTAGGGCAAAGCGTTGACCATCTCGCTGCCGGTGACAACCAGAGCCACAGCCGCATCCTCTGGCTGCTGCTTGGCTGCGCTCTGGCGATTTACGTACTGCGCTTCACCTGGCGTCAAATACTGTTCGGAACCGCCTATCGGCTGGGTAACCTGCTGCGCAGCCGTTTTTATCAACGGTTGACCCGACAGGGGGACGCCTTTTATGCCGAACACAATACCGGCGACCTGATGGCACGGGCCACAAACGATATAGATGCGATTGAGATGGCAGCAGGCGAAGGGATACTGTCAGGATTTGATGGCCTGCTGACCTTTGTGCTGGTGATGATCATGATGGCAGCCGTGATCGACTGGCGCCTGACCCTGATCGCATTATTGCCCTTCCCCGTTATGGCATTTGGTTTCCATCGCCTGTCCAACCGTATCCACCACCAGTTCAATGAAGCACTGGAACAGTTCTCCGCACTGAATGACCGAACCCAGGAAGCACTCTCTGGCATTCGCATGATTCGAGCACTTGGACGCGAGCAGCAGGAGTTCGATGATTACGCCGCCATCACCCATCGCGCCGCGAAGGCCAACTATGATGTAGCCCGCAGCGAGGCCCTGTTCGACCCACTGATCTTTCTGTGCATGAGCGCCTCTCTGCTTCTCACTCTGGCCGGTGGCAGCTGGTTGATCAGCACCGAGGAGCTCAGCATCGGTGAACTGACCGGTTTCACCCTCTACTTGGGTCAGCTGATTTGGCCCATGTGGGCGTTCGGCTGGCTGCTCAATATCATCGAACGCGGCAGTGCCGCCTGGAAACGGGTCGACGCGACCTTGCAAACGCCCGACTCCATCAAGGACCAGGGGCAGCAGCCGGTCAGTGAAACATCCCTGACAGCCGAGGCTCTCAGCTTCACCTACCCCGGCAGTGATACGCCCGCATTGCAGGACGTAAGTTTTGATCTGCCGCCGGGCAGCCGCCTTGGCATCGCCGGCCCTACCGGTGCTGGCAAAAGCACCTTAATCCAGTTACTGATGCGCTACCGTGAGGCCGATAGTCCACAGCAGCTGCTGCTGGGCGACCATGCCGTTGCGGATTACCCGTTGCAGGCCCTGCGCAGCTGCTTCGCATGGGTGCCGCAGGACCCTTTCCTGTTCAGCCTGACGGTGGCGGAAAACATTGCCTTGAGCCAGCCGAATGCAAGCCCTCAAGCGATACGCCACGCAGCATGGCTGGCATCCGTCGATGAAGATATCGAACGTTTGCCAAAGGGCTATGACACACCGGTCGGCGAACGTGGCGTTACCCTGTCCGGAGGCCAGCGCCAGCGTGTCGCGCTGGCGCGCGCGCTGCTGGCCCCGGCCCCTGTGCTGGTGCTGGATGACTCCCTTTCGGCGGTTGACCTTGATACCGAGAAACGCATTCTGCAGCGCCTGCAACAGGCCAGTGTGCGGCGCAGCCTGATTGTGATCAGCCATCGCCTGAGTGCGCTGCGAGACTGTGACAGCATTCTGGTATTGCAACACGGCCACCCCGACGAGACCGGGACTCATGAGCAGCTTCTTGCCACTGACGGCTGGTACAGTCGCATGTGGACCTACCAGCAGATGGAGGAAGAAACCGATGTCAGCCACTGAGCGCAGCCAGGCTAGACGCGCTTTCAGCCTGCTGTTCGATTATATCCGCCGTGACCGTCCGCTGCTGGTCAAGGCTTTGATTTTACTGGTGCTGGCCACTGCTGCTGATGTGGCCGGCCCGCTGCTGGCCAAGGTTTACATAGATGATTACCTGATGCCCGGCAACCTGCAGTGGCAGCCGGTTGGACTGCTGCTGGGTGGATACCTGCTGGTACAGATACTGGCCGCCTGGCTGCGCTTCCATCAGACCATGAAATTTACCGACATGGCACTGGTGGCGGTGCAGGATATCCGCGAACGGGCTTTCAGACGTGCCTTGTGCCTGCCGCTTGGATGGTTTGACCATGCCATTACAGGTCAGGTGGTCAGCCGCATCACCAATGACACCGAATCGATAAAGGATCTGTACGTGCAGTTCCTGTCAGTAGTACTGACCAACACCGTGCTTCTGGTAGGCATCCTGATCGCAATGGCCGTATTGGATACGTTCCTGATGCTGATTGCACTGCTGATGATACCCGCTGTGGTCGGACTGATCTGGCTTTACCAGCGCGCCAGCGGTGCCGCCGTATCACGCCAGCGACAGCTGCGCTCGGAGATCAACGGACTGGTCAGCGAGTCGATCAGTGGCATGGGCGTGATTCAGGCATCCGGGCAGCAGAGCCGGTTTATCAACCGGTTTGAAACGCTTAACCAGCCTTACTATCAGTCACGCCTGCGCACCATTAGCATCAGCGCGGCCCTGTTGCGGCCGGCCATCGACCTGATGAGCGTACTGGTGCTTGTCGCCGTGATCTGGGGGTTTGGTTTACAACCTGCCGAGCAAACCCTCGAGATCGGTGTGCTGTACGCTTTCATCAACCTGCTGGGACGTTTCACCGAACCACTGGCAGAGATTACTCAGCGTTTCAACCTTTACCAGCAGGCGATGATTGCCGGACGCCGTGTGCAGGAGTTGCTGGACGAACCGGAAGACAACGCTCTCAGTCAACCCGGCACGGGTTCTGTCAGCAAGGGGCACATTCAAGTGCAGCAGCTGGGCTTTGGTTATCAACCGGAGAAGCCGGTTCTGCGTGGAATCAGTTTTGACCTTCCGCCTGGCCAGTTTCTGGGCATTGCAGGCCCCACCGGCAGCGGCAAGAGCACGCTGCTGAGTCTGCTGCTGCGCTACTACGCTCCCGACAGAGGTACGATTCGAATCGACGACCAGCCCCTGCAGTCGCTGAGCAATGCTGCCCTGCGTGATGGCATCGGTCTGATTCCACAGGAACCATTCATCGTTGCAGGCAGCATTCGTGACAATATCGACATGGGGCGCGGTCTTGGCGATGTTGCCATCGAACAGGCAGCCGCTCAGGCCCATCTGTTGCCGATGATCCAACAGCTGCCACAGGGAATGCATACATTGCTGGGGGAACGTGGGACTCGGCTCTCGACTGGTCAGCGCCAGCAGCTGGTCATCGCCCGTGCACTGGCAGGTTCTCCGCGCGTTCTGCTGTTGGATGAGGCCACGGCGAGCGTCGACAGCGAAACAGAACAGGTGGTGCAGCGAGCATTGCACGAACTGCATGGTAAGGTAAGTCTTGTTGTGATTGCCCATCGCCTTTCCACTATTCGTGAGGCAGACAACATCCTGCTGCTGGTCAATGGCGAGATTGTTGAGTCCGGTTCACACCGAACACTAATGCGGGCCGAGCAAGGGCGTTATGCAAGACTGTACCGCCTGCAGCAGCAGGCAGCACGGGTGCAGGATGCTGAACAGTATTCAACTGAGACGGTCGAGCACAAAACGGTCGATCAGCGTGAGTGAGTCAGGGTCTGTCGACACAATGTGCAGACCCAAACCGATGCTGTCATGAGAATTGCGCCGCTTGTACACAATACGGCAGTGGCAATGCAACGGACCCTGCCCAAGCCCGAAATGCAGCCAGACCTCGGTGGCCCCCAATCCCTGTGGCGGTTGTAACCCGGCCAGCACCTCACCACCCTCAACATGGAAACCACTGCGGCTGATGTTTACCAGATTCACATCGATCATCACCCCTGCCGAGGTTTCAATTTCTGCCGGCAGGCTACAGTGCACGCGGGGAGATATGCGTCTTTCCTGAAACATCTTGCTTCTCTGTCAGTTGGATGCAGGTATGATAGTGCCGCCATGTGGCCGTAACAATGTTCAGGGTCAGATCAACCTTGTGATACAAACGGTTTTTTACTACTTAAGTACCGGTTTGGCGCCCCCAAGGTCGAATTCATAGT
This DNA window, taken from Marinobacterium iners, encodes the following:
- a CDS encoding DMT family transporter gives rise to the protein MLKDRHPAFLAALWMTGALFSFMAMAVSGRELTAEYTTYQILFFRSVIGVVLIGALVAKTGIEQLRTTRPGAHLVRNIAHFGGQYGWFYGLAWISLAEVIAIEFTTPVWTALLAWLLLGERLTLPRVLAVALGIAGLLLILRPGMGVLHPASLAVLAGAFGYALSYIQTKSLTRTDTPLCILFYMTLMQLPFGMVPSLLDWKSPTLEALPWILVVGVTAMSAHYCMARAFKLADATVVVPMDFMRLPLIALVGYLFYQELIDWYVLAGTALMFSGNLINIRAEQRKAPLRQEIRAHQSPE
- a CDS encoding ABC transporter transmembrane domain-containing protein — encoded protein: MQPFQQLSWFFREHWRTYSVALLLLSLVAMLNLSIPWLVGQSVDHLAAGDNQSHSRILWLLLGCALAIYVLRFTWRQILFGTAYRLGNLLRSRFYQRLTRQGDAFYAEHNTGDLMARATNDIDAIEMAAGEGILSGFDGLLTFVLVMIMMAAVIDWRLTLIALLPFPVMAFGFHRLSNRIHHQFNEALEQFSALNDRTQEALSGIRMIRALGREQQEFDDYAAITHRAAKANYDVARSEALFDPLIFLCMSASLLLTLAGGSWLISTEELSIGELTGFTLYLGQLIWPMWAFGWLLNIIERGSAAWKRVDATLQTPDSIKDQGQQPVSETSLTAEALSFTYPGSDTPALQDVSFDLPPGSRLGIAGPTGAGKSTLIQLLMRYREADSPQQLLLGDHAVADYPLQALRSCFAWVPQDPFLFSLTVAENIALSQPNASPQAIRHAAWLASVDEDIERLPKGYDTPVGERGVTLSGGQRQRVALARALLAPAPVLVLDDSLSAVDLDTEKRILQRLQQASVRRSLIVISHRLSALRDCDSILVLQHGHPDETGTHEQLLATDGWYSRMWTYQQMEEETDVSH
- a CDS encoding PilZ domain-containing protein translates to MFQERRISPRVHCSLPAEIETSAGVMIDVNLVNISRSGFHVEGGEVLAGLQPPQGLGATEVWLHFGLGQGPLHCHCRIVYKRRNSHDSIGLGLHIVSTDPDSLTLIDRFVLDRLS
- a CDS encoding ABC transporter ATP-binding protein, which codes for MSATERSQARRAFSLLFDYIRRDRPLLVKALILLVLATAADVAGPLLAKVYIDDYLMPGNLQWQPVGLLLGGYLLVQILAAWLRFHQTMKFTDMALVAVQDIRERAFRRALCLPLGWFDHAITGQVVSRITNDTESIKDLYVQFLSVVLTNTVLLVGILIAMAVLDTFLMLIALLMIPAVVGLIWLYQRASGAAVSRQRQLRSEINGLVSESISGMGVIQASGQQSRFINRFETLNQPYYQSRLRTISISAALLRPAIDLMSVLVLVAVIWGFGLQPAEQTLEIGVLYAFINLLGRFTEPLAEITQRFNLYQQAMIAGRRVQELLDEPEDNALSQPGTGSVSKGHIQVQQLGFGYQPEKPVLRGISFDLPPGQFLGIAGPTGSGKSTLLSLLLRYYAPDRGTIRIDDQPLQSLSNAALRDGIGLIPQEPFIVAGSIRDNIDMGRGLGDVAIEQAAAQAHLLPMIQQLPQGMHTLLGERGTRLSTGQRQQLVIARALAGSPRVLLLDEATASVDSETEQVVQRALHELHGKVSLVVIAHRLSTIREADNILLLVNGEIVESGSHRTLMRAEQGRYARLYRLQQQAARVQDAEQYSTETVEHKTVDQRE